The window ATGGCATTAAAGTTATGTGGTAGGATCATTTAGATATTTAGTAAGCGGAGCGCTTGCTCTACAAAAATTGATTTATGATAGCGCGTTATTGGCATGTTTTTTTAATTGGATTTCAGAATGCGCTGGTTTATCGCTGGAATTTTCTGTTGCGTTGCTGTTTTTCATTGGTGCCTTTGTTGGGAACGATTTTCTTTTGGGGCGCGATTTATCAAGGCAAAGGCAATGTGGGCGGTTATTCTTATGAGGGAATGATCAGTTATTTTGTGGCGTTGCTGGTGTTGGATGCTTTGACGTCGCCGACAGAGGATGATTTTCAGATTGCTGCGGATATTCGTGAAGGGATGATGAATCAGGTTTTGTTGAAACCGGTGAATTATGGGGCATATCGGCTGGCGCTTTATTTTTCGGGTCGGATGGTTTATGCTATGAGCACTATTATTCCTGTAGGGATGGCCGTGTTTTGGTTGAGAAGTCGTTTGAATTGGCCGAAAGAGATCGATGTTTGGTTATTGACGGTTTTAGCGGTTGTGGGTTCGGGTTTTTTACAGTTTGCGATTACGTTTTGCACGGGGCTTTTGGCGTTTTGGTTATTGGATGTGGGCGGGGTGATTTTTATTTTGTTTGGTTTAGAATATGTTGCGGGAGGCCATGTTTTTCCATTAAATTTATTGCCTCAACCGTTTTATCAAGTGGCGTTGCATTTGCCTTTTGCTTATGAATATTATTTTCCGATTGCGGTTTTTGGCGGGCAGTTGTCGGAAGGTGAATTGTGGCGAGGGTTTTTGTTGCAATGGATTTGGATTGGGTTGGTGAGTGTATTGGGATGGGTCACATGGAGGCAAGGACTGAAAAAATATACGGCTGTGGGAGGATGATATGGGATGGAATCGTTATCTAAAGATTTGGTTGGCGCAGATTCGTTATTCCATGGTACGCGAAATGATGTTTAAAGCGAATTTTTTGCTTTGGTTGGGCACGGAGACGATGTGGTTTTCGTTGCAGTTGATTTTTGTAGAGGTGGTTTATGGGCATGTGGAGGAAGTGGCGGGATGGAGTCGTTATGAAATGATTTTGTTAGTGGGGGTAAATCATTGGATTCAACAGCTTTTTCAGGCGTTTTTTATGGTGAATTTTTTCAATTTGCCTGAGTTAATTCGGACGGGAAAACTGGATTTTTATTTGGCGCAGCCGGTGTCACCGCAATTTCTGGTTAGTACGCGATTGTTCGAGCCAGGAGCGCTCATTAATGGGGCTTTGGGCTTGGGCGTTTGTGGTTACGCAATTTTACATTTAGGATTATCGATTACACCTTTGGGTGTGGGTTTGTTTATTTTATTAACCGGTTTTGGAGTGATAATCCATTATAGTTTACTGTTGGCACTGGTGACGTTTTCTTTTTGGATTGTTCGCTCGCAGGGGTTGATTTATGGGTATTATAATTTGTTTCAAATTTCGCGTTTGCCACGACAAGCTTTTAAGGGGATGGTGCGTATTATTTTTACATTTGCTTTGCCGATGTTATTGGTGGCAAATGTGCCGAGTGAAGCTTTATTAGGTCGAGTCAATTGGAATTTGCTAGGGGTTATGGCAGGTTTGGCTATTTTATTTTTTTTAGGAACCCATCTACTTTTTAATCGGGGTTTGCGAGCTTACGGGAGTGCGAGTTCTTAATTTATCGTGGATCTCTTATTGACATGCTAATAGCTTCATCTCATTATCATAAACATGAAAAAAATAATCGTTTTAGGGCTTTTAGCCTCTTTTTGGACATGGGAAGCAAAGGCAGTTATTAAATTGAATCAAACTTTTTCGGCGAATGGTTTTGCTGGTACTCCTCAATTTGCTAATAGTGATAATAAGAGGGTCGCTTTTTTTGCTGATCCAGGCGCTGTAGCATTTGTTGAACTTTTTGGCGTGGATTACACTCTTGGTCCGAGTTCGGTGACCAATTTAAGCGCTCCCTTGGTTATGAATGGGAATGTGGTGGATTTTCTAGTTTCTCCCGATGGTAACCGAGCGGTCTTTCGCAGTGATAAAGATACCGATGATGTTTTTGAACTTTATAGTGTTTCTATGACGGGGGGGGCCATTACAAAGCTTAATAGCGCTTTAGTTGCCAATGGCGATATACTTGCAAATTATCAAATTAGTCCAGATAGCGCACGAGTGGTTTATCGAGCTGATCAAGATACAGATGGCA of the Verrucomicrobiia bacterium genome contains:
- a CDS encoding ABC-2 family transporter protein is translated as MIARYWHVFLIGFQNALVYRWNFLLRCCFSLVPLLGTIFFWGAIYQGKGNVGGYSYEGMISYFVALLVLDALTSPTEDDFQIAADIREGMMNQVLLKPVNYGAYRLALYFSGRMVYAMSTIIPVGMAVFWLRSRLNWPKEIDVWLLTVLAVVGSGFLQFAITFCTGLLAFWLLDVGGVIFILFGLEYVAGGHVFPLNLLPQPFYQVALHLPFAYEYYFPIAVFGGQLSEGELWRGFLLQWIWIGLVSVLGWVTWRQGLKKYTAVGG
- a CDS encoding ABC-2 family transporter protein; its protein translation is MGWNRYLKIWLAQIRYSMVREMMFKANFLLWLGTETMWFSLQLIFVEVVYGHVEEVAGWSRYEMILLVGVNHWIQQLFQAFFMVNFFNLPELIRTGKLDFYLAQPVSPQFLVSTRLFEPGALINGALGLGVCGYAILHLGLSITPLGVGLFILLTGFGVIIHYSLLLALVTFSFWIVRSQGLIYGYYNLFQISRLPRQAFKGMVRIIFTFALPMLLVANVPSEALLGRVNWNLLGVMAGLAILFFLGTHLLFNRGLRAYGSASS